A segment of the Vicinamibacteria bacterium genome:
CGACAGAGGAGACTTTGACGGTATTGCTCTGCTCGTCGAGGGTTCCCTTGACCATGACCCTATGTCCGAGGTGCTTTTCCGCGGTCTCCTTGTCGACATCGAGCACAACGTGCCCCTCGGTCATGGCCAGGGCCCACTTTCCGCCCTTCGAGACACATCCTTTGGCGCAGGCGATGTGCTTCTCGGCGCTCGATTTCGCGTAATCCTTCGAGCAGGCCTCGTCGGCGATATACCCGGTCCAGCTACCTTCTTCGGCCGGCCCAAGGGCCGCGAATCCCAGGATCACGAGCGCAGTCACCATCAACATGAGGATCGTCTTCATGGGTTTTCCTCCAAAATGGAATCTGAGAGGGTAAGCGTCTCCCTAGCCGACTGTCAAATCCATGTCTTCGCCCGCGACGTTCACGACGACCGGCGATCGGCCCCAATTCAATGCACGTTCCCGCCGAGCTTGCCCTTCGCCCATCCGACGTTGGAGTAGGACTGTTGATAGATCCGCAGATTCTCCTGCAAGGCCGCGGCGAGCGCGGGCACCAGTTGAACCGGCACGACGACTTTGGTCTTGACCGGCGCCTGGATGGTGCGCGTCTCCCCTTCGGGAGACTCCGCCACATCCTTCTCGCTGAGAGGATGCATCTCGCAAAACGTGAGGGTGAAATCGAACGGCGTGTGGCTGACGGCGCAAAAGTTCGCGTACACCCGCTCTTTGCGCTCGCCGTCCTCGGGATCTTGGGGCACGACCGTGAAGTTGATGGATTTCTTCGTCGTCATCTTTGCCTCTTTCTGGTTTCAGTATTTTCGCAACAAACCTACGACCACACCCTGGATCGCAACATCCCCCTCGCGGATGAAGATCGGTTTCATCGTCGGGTGCGCCGGCTGCAGCCGAATCTGATCCTTCTCGCGATAAAACTTCTTGAGCGTTGCACTATCGCCGTTCACGAGCGCCACCACCATCTCACCGTTTCGCGGGTCGGTACGTTTTTCCACGATCACGTAGTCACCGTCCCGGACCTGCTCGTCCACCATCGATTCTCCATGAACCTTGAGGACGAACACATCGCGGCGTCCGATCATATCCGCCGGCACGGCAACGAGCTCGTTGCCCCGCACCGCCTCGATGGGCTCCCCGGCGGCAATCAGGCCCTCGAGCGGAACGTCCCGCGCCTCGGGACGCCGGTCGTCGCCAAGGACCTCGATCGCCCTCGACCGATTCCAATGCCGGCGAATGAGTCCTTTTTCCTCCAAATGAACTAGATGGCGCTGGACCGTGGAGATCGAGTGCAAATTGAAGTGGCGGCCGATTTCCGTCAAACTGGGAGCATATCCGTTCTGGGCAATGCTCTCTTTGAGGAAACTCAAGATTTGTTTCTGCCTCGGCGTCAGAATCGCCAAATCAGGATCTCCTAACGTTCACCGTAGAATAAATCAGACAAAAAGAGAACACAAGTCGAAAGGTAAGACGCGATGACGAGCGAGCTCGCCAGCAAGCACTGCGTTCCGTGCCGAGGAGGTGTCCCACCGCTCGGTCCCGATGCCACCGCCGCACTCCGGGAGAAGCTCGGAAGCGGTTGGAAAGTCGTGGAGAACCACCACCTCGAGAAAGTTTACGCCTTCGACGATTTCCAACAGGCGCTCGATTTCACGAATCGCGTGGGACGGCTCGCCGAGGAGGAAGGGCATCACCCCGACATCCACCTCGCGTGGGGGCGGGTGCGTTTGCAGATCTGGACCCACAAGATCGACGGACTGACGGAAAGCGACTTCATCCTGGCGGCGAAGGCGGACCAGCAATACTCCTGAGTCGAACCCCTCTTCGGGTGGCGAGGGCGTGTTAAAGTTCGCGAGACGTCTTCGAACGGATGCGGAAGCCCACGCGACAGCTTCGACTTCCCGAGGTTCGGTGGGGTTCCGGTGAGCTCCGGCCTCCGCTAAAGTGGGCGGGCGGTAAACGCTGGCTCGTTCCGACTCTCGAGCCGATTTGGGAGAAACATCGAGATCGGCGACTCGTGGAACCCTTCTGCGGCGGACTCGGTGTCACCCTCGGACTCTCACCGCGGCGGGCGCTCCTCAGCGACATCAATCCCTACCTCATGAGCTTCTACCGCTGGCTTCAGAAAGGACTCGTCATCGACATCCCGCTCGAAAACGACGAGGAGCTCTACTACCGGCACCGGAGTCGGTTCAACCGGCTTCTTTCGACCGGCCGTGGCGAGAGCGCGGAAGCGGCTTCGCTCTTCTACTATCTCAATCGAACCGGCTACAACGGACTTTGCCGATTCAACAAGACCGGCGAGTTCAACGTTCCCTTCGGGCAGTACAAAACCATCAACTACGTCCGAGATTTCTCCATCTACCGCGAAGCCTTCGCCGGGTGGGAGCTCGTCAGCCTCGACATCGAGGAGCTCTCGATCGACGCCGCAGATTTTCTGTACGCGGATCCACCTTACGACGTCGAGTTCACGCACTATTCCAAAGGCGGTTTCGGCTGGGATGACCAGGTTCGGACCGCGGAGTGGCTGGCTCGTCACCGGGGCCCGGTGGCGCTCTCGAACCAGGCCACGGCGCGGATCGTCGCACTCTACGAGCGTCTCGGCTTCGAGCTTCGGTTCCTCGACGCCCCGCGCATGATCAGCTGCACCGGCGACCGAAGCCCGGCGCGCGAGGTCCTAGCTACGCGAAATCTTTGACTTGGTTTTCAGAGATCTCCCTATCCCCTCCTCCTGATACCACGGTCGCGGAAGCGCGATTCTAAATCAGTGTGACGGATGCTACTTTGATAGACTCGCCGAAACGCTCATCGAACAAGGAGATTCAAAGATGCGCATGCTGATCGATTTCCAAATGCCGCTCGAGCCCTTCAACACCCTGGTGAAAAATGGCACCGCGGGACCCACGATCGAGCGGGTGCTGGGTGAGATTAAGCCGGAGGCCGTCTACTTCACCGCCCGCGAGGGGAAGCGCGGCGGCACGATGGTGGTCGACGTCGCCAATGCCTCCAAGATCCCGTCGATTGCCGAGCC
Coding sequences within it:
- a CDS encoding DUF5818 domain-containing protein translates to MKTILMLMVTALVILGFAALGPAEEGSWTGYIADEACSKDYAKSSAEKHIACAKGCVSKGGKWALAMTEGHVVLDVDKETAEKHLGHRVMVKGTLDEQSNTVKVSSVEMAHE
- a CDS encoding DUF3467 domain-containing protein encodes the protein MTTKKSINFTVVPQDPEDGERKERVYANFCAVSHTPFDFTLTFCEMHPLSEKDVAESPEGETRTIQAPVKTKVVVPVQLVPALAAALQENLRIYQQSYSNVGWAKGKLGGNVH
- the lexA gene encoding transcriptional repressor LexA — translated: MAILTPRQKQILSFLKESIAQNGYAPSLTEIGRHFNLHSISTVQRHLVHLEEKGLIRRHWNRSRAIEVLGDDRRPEARDVPLEGLIAAGEPIEAVRGNELVAVPADMIGRRDVFVLKVHGESMVDEQVRDGDYVIVEKRTDPRNGEMVVALVNGDSATLKKFYREKDQIRLQPAHPTMKPIFIREGDVAIQGVVVGLLRKY
- a CDS encoding 4a-hydroxytetrahydrobiopterin dehydratase, translating into MTSELASKHCVPCRGGVPPLGPDATAALREKLGSGWKVVENHHLEKVYAFDDFQQALDFTNRVGRLAEEEGHHPDIHLAWGRVRLQIWTHKIDGLTESDFILAAKADQQYS
- a CDS encoding Dam family site-specific DNA-(adenine-N6)-methyltransferase; protein product: MRKPTRQLRLPEVRWGSGELRPPLKWAGGKRWLVPTLEPIWEKHRDRRLVEPFCGGLGVTLGLSPRRALLSDINPYLMSFYRWLQKGLVIDIPLENDEELYYRHRSRFNRLLSTGRGESAEAASLFYYLNRTGYNGLCRFNKTGEFNVPFGQYKTINYVRDFSIYREAFAGWELVSLDIEELSIDAADFLYADPPYDVEFTHYSKGGFGWDDQVRTAEWLARHRGPVALSNQATARIVALYERLGFELRFLDAPRMISCTGDRSPAREVLATRNL
- a CDS encoding panthothenate synthetase, encoding MRMLIDFQMPLEPFNTLVKNGTAGPTIERVLGEIKPEAVYFTAREGKRGGTMVVDVANASKIPSIAEPLFLAFDATVRFHPCMTPDDLAKAGLEELGKKYK